A part of Schistosoma mansoni strain Puerto Rico chromosome W, complete genome genomic DNA contains:
- a CDS encoding putative zinc finger protein, whose protein sequence is MSVRRYTDPVYLQFVWNAIEACSRDSIESSFHELLSFIQRECDSRCTAGKLQNELSNAISDGCIECNQRCYVKRDPMPKTKDKHDWYCFECHGPGLVVSCPTCFRVYHPDCLPVALSSQLSRVIPCESGESEADSNMSSGFPPISPCPVCQRLSRASNISNPSTPSELHKIFQVVLDRIRNKVNWKTMQVVGYLNEPLRNNYLVLRQINTRLMTERMRADPSSKDCYPNRTSLLIDVDLLIHNTAIFYGSKNDMSNMARQIRSQLERELRESSFCIDCYLRLHSASVNKLTAPCRVAHRLLWFQHNGWSFRPCKMLYQSTEGYEVVCFGGRHERVFVPLARAFDMNFTADELGLRETPPLKKALNEAEEYKTNQAIFDRQMKNYSDHSPNKMLTEPISIDSIRNNLINESISNGTFLKNAISPSLKKKRPGRHPLSTRSHNEGFNVSPEMQVFKSRKSTGTNSPVWCPVSQHSTSRRDSHWPDTMKNVTEDNLTSLSSLNSDSDGPETKCCISESTENPSVNKSSMKLSIPLLPTPTKRKSHKRKRCNETHSRPSFSNGMSAVPPSCDSSSSELSTASFAAKTQRTIRIKPLPFRSENNDIPLSVKEGNQSLPRLTCVDSHVVRTEPVHSMSSSSSAASGPSSDRTTVPALASSGGHTPPDSSAFSASSTYSGFSKKSRGRPPKTHKSTKSSLPSASAKSATENSDDCSSTPLLLSARNTYEPPAKNKHSLLTVPISSPIRSDRLTVADEDKQHPVCSLSPPSSLSDAESDLSSLSSSSSTVSSSSSQLSSSSLSSTSTLSSPALRLSFSTLKPKINDELSTARVKQKSSKDILTPFQSQLTLKTRDNKEGTKGADSSQHVPKLTKPNKSSRHNLETKGHSRPSSRSTVITTFKNTDLNNDYQDEDVGFCMVSPEKSLKPDKPTGILRIPGDGSNSVDNKSLGSSAPNSSVKNFTFDSPNTKLNSKTVHPSGWSSGTKILSTFNDQSSAAPQLTHPTGANVSTGPTPPSNSSASSSCYSSVSPAALSSTSGLGSSLSDPKSVDASPGEVATMLGNAPFSCSSGNGGGLVAHLQSDSNMIKAEERIHRIYADRLIALTTERDQAREEVHRRDILISELRRAHEAEIKRVKQRTWCQVCLNEAFYHCCPGTAYCSETCQFEHWTAQHNRDCRRRTESQQQQQIRS, encoded by the exons ATGTCGGTTAGGAGGTATACTGATCCTGTATATCTCCAGTTTGTGTGGAATGCAATTGAAGCATGCTCAAGAGATTCCATCGAGTCTTCTTTCCACGAGTTGTTATCCTTTATTCAAAGAGAATGTGATTCTAGATGCACTGCAGGGAAACTGCAAAATGAACTCTCAAATGCCATAAGCGATGGTTGTATAGAGTGTAACCAACGCTGTTATGTGAAACGCGACCCAATGCCCAAAACGAAGGATAAACATGACTG GTATTGCTTTGAATGTCACGGACCAGGTCTTGTTGTATCTTGTCCAACTTGTTTCAGAGTATACCATCCCGATTGCTTACCAGTTGCCTTATCATCACAATTGTCCCGTGTTATACCGTGTGAATCTGGTGAATCCGAAGCCGATTCAAATATGTCCAGTGGATTCCCACCGATTAGCCCGTGTCCTGTTTGTCAGCGGCTGTCGCGAGCATCTAATATATCAAATCCTAGCACCCCATCAGAGTTGCATAAGATCTTCCAGGTTGTCCTTGATCGAATCCGCAACAAAGTGAATTGGAAAACTATGCAGGTTGTTGGGTACCTAAACGAACCTTTGCGAAACAACTACCTCGTATTACGGCAAATTAATACTCGTCTTATGACCGAACGTATGCGAGCAGATCCATCATCTAAAGATTGTTATCCTAATCGAACTTCCCTTCTGATTGATGTGGATTTACTAATTCATAACACCGCCATTTTTTACGGTTCTAAAAACGATATGAGCAATATGGCTCGACAGATACGATCTCAGCTAGAACGAGAATTGCGAGAATCTTCTTTTTGCATAGATTGTTACTTGCGTCTTCACTCAGCATCAGTAAATAAATTAACAGCACCTTGTCGAGTTGCTCATCGTCTCCTTTGGTTCCAACACAATGGGTGGTCCTTTCGCCCTTGTAAAATGTTATATCAGAGTACAGAGGGCTACGAAGTAGTTTGCTTTGGTGGACGACATGAGAGAGTTTTTGTCCCACTAGCGAGAGCATTCGATATGAATTTTACAGCAGACGAACTTGGTTTACGAGAAACACCACCTTTGAAAAAAGCACTGAATGAAGCTGAAGAGTACAAAACAAACCAAGCTATTTTTGATAGGCAAATGAAGAATTACTCTGATCATTCGCCAAACAAGATGCTGACTGAACCTATCTCGATAGATTCGATAAGAAATAATCTAATCAATGAGTCTATATCTAATGGAACATTCCTGAAAAATGCTATTTCTCCctctttaaaaaagaaaagaccTGGCAGGCATCCACTATCTACTAGATCTCACAATGAAGGCTTCAACGTAtcgcctgaaatgcaggtatTCAAATCTCGTAAATCCACTGGAACAAATTCACCTGTTTGGTGTCCTGTGTCACAGCATTCTACGTCTCGACGTGACTCACATTGGCCAGATACTATGAAGAATGTTACTGAAG ATAACTTAACTTCCTTATCGTCATTGAACAGTGACAGTGATGGTCCGGAAACCAAGTGCTGCATTTCAGAGTCTACTGAGAATCCAAGTGTAAATAAATCGTCTATGAAACTATCTATACCTCTTCTACCTACTCCAACAAAAAGAAAATCACACAAAAGAAAGCGATGCAACGAAACACATTCAAGACCTAGTTTCTCCAACGGTATGTCAGCTGTCCCTCCTAGCTGTGATTCCAGTTCATCCGAGCTTTCAACAGCGTCTTTCGCGGCTAAAACACAACGAACTATACGCATAAAACCGTTGCCTTTTAGAAGTGAAAACAATGACATTCCTCTTTCTGTGAAGGAAGGCAATCAGTCTCTCCCTCGATTGACCTGTGTTGACAGTCATGTCGTGCGTACAGAACCTGTACACAGTATGTCGTCCTCATCCTCTGCTGCATCTGGTCCTTCATCGGACCGTACAACTGTCCCTGCCCTTGCCTCTTCTGGTGGCCATACCCCTCCTGATTCCTCAGCTTTTTCGGCCTCTTCAACATATTCTGGTTTTTCTAAGAAATCGCGTGGACGTCCGCCTAAGACTCATAAATCTACCAAGTCCTCTTTGCCTTCAGCGAGTGCCAAATCTGCCACCGAAAATTCTGATGATTGTTCTTCCACCCCGTTACTGTTATCTGCAAGAAATACCTATGAGCCCCCAGCTAAGAACAAACATAGTCTTCTTACAGTGCCGATAAGTTCTCCTATCCGTTCGGATAGACTAACCGTTGCAGATGAAGATAAACAACACCCAGTGTGTTCTTTATCCCCACCTTCATCTCTGTCAGATGCGGAGTCGGATTTGTCTTCTCTTTCTTCTTCATCTTCCACCgtgtcgtcatcatcatctcaGTTGTCTTCTTCCTCGTTGTCTTCAACATCCACACTTTCATCTCCTGCTCTACGATTATCTTTCTCTACACTAAAACCAAAGATAAATGACGAACTGTCGACCGCTCGAGTCAAGCAAAAGTCGTCaaaagacatattaacacccttCCAAAGTCAGTTAACTCTCAAAACACGCGATAATAAGGAAGGGACAAAAGGAGCTGATAGTAGTCAACACGTTCCCAAGTTAACTAAACCAAATAAGTCGTCTCGCCATAACTTGGAAACGAAGGGACATTCCCGACCGTCTTCGCGATCTACTGTTATAACTACTTTCAAAAATACAGATTTGAATAATGACTACCAAGATGAAGACGTCGGATTCTGTATGGTTTCTCCGGAAAAGAGTCTAAAACCTGATAAG CCAACCGGGATTCTGCGCATTCCTGGCGATGGTAGTAATTCTGTTGACAATAAATCTCTGGGTTCTTCGGCACCCAACTCATCCGTCAAAAACTTCACTTTTGATAGCCCTAATACCAAACTCAATTCTAAAACCGTTCATCCTTCTGGCTGGTCTAGTGGGACAAAAATATTGTCTACATTTAATGATCAGTCATCTGCAGCGCCTCAACTTACTCACCCAACTGGAGCAAATGTCTCCACAGGTCCAACTCCTCCTTCGAACTCTTCAGCATCTTCTTCATGTTACTCTTCGGTGTCACCAGCTGCTCTTTCGTCCACGTCTGGTTTAGGTTCTAGTTTAAGTGATCCAAAATCAGTAGACGCATCACCTGGTGAAGTAGCGACCATGCTAGGGAATGCACCTTTTTCTTGCTCATCAGGCAATGGCGGTGGACTAGTTGCTCATTTGCAGTCTGATAGCAATATGATAAAAGCTGAG gAACGCATTCATCGGATATATGCTGATCGACTTATTGCCTTGACAACTGAAAGAGACCAAGCTCGGGAGGAAGTTCATCGACGCGACATTTTAATCTCTGAACTTCGTCGTGCACATGAAGCTGAGATAAAACGAGTTAAACAACGAACATGGTGTCAAGTGTGCTTAAATGAGGCCTTCTACCACTGTTGTCCCGGAACGGCATATTGTTCAGAAACATGTCAGTTTGAACACTGGACAGCTCAACATAATCGCGATTGCCGTCGTCGAACAGAGTCACAGCAGCAACAGCAAATTCGTAGCTAG